The window TGCAGGTCCCCGTTAGTGCCTACCATGTGAGCGGGGAATACGCCATGATCAAGGCCGCGGCGAAGATGGGCTGGCTGAATGAAGAGAAGGCCATCCTTGAAAGCCTGACCTCGATCAAGCGGGCGGGGGCAGACCTTATCGCGACCTATTTTGCGAAAGATGCGATCCGACTTATTGATTAAAATAAAGCTTCTTCTCTGGCCATGAAAAGATCAAAAAACAATGAACCGAAGGCCAGGGAAAAGAAGTGTCACGATTTATTCTACCAGTTATGACTACCAATAAAAGCAAGGAATTATTTGAGCGCGCGCAGTTGTCCATCCCGGGTGGGGTGAACTCCCCCGTGCGGGCCTTCAAGAGTGTCGGCGGCACCCCATTGTTCATCCAGAAAGCCAAGGGTGCTTATCTCTATGATGCCGATGGCAACCAGTACATCGACTATATCGCCTCCTGGGGACCCATGATCCTGGGCCATGCCTATGAGCCGGTGGTGAAAGCCATCCAGGAGTATGCCACCTATTCCACCTCCTATGGTGCCCCCACCGAGCTGGAGATCAGGATGGCGGAATTGATCAAGGGGATGGTGCCGAATGTGGACCTGATCCGCATGGTGAGCAGCGGTACCGAAGCCTGTATGAGTGCGATCCGCGTAGCGCGAGGCTATACCGGCCGGAACAAGATCATCAAGTTTGAAGGCTGCTACCATGGCCATGCTGATAGCTTTTTGGTGAAGGCAGGCAGTGGCCTGGCCACCCTGGATATCCAGACCGTCCCCGGCGTTACCGGTGGTGTGAGCAATGATACCCTGACCTGCGCCTATAATGACCTCGATGCCGTGAAGGCGTTGGCGCAACAACACAAGGGCGAGATCGCTGCCATCATCGTAGAACCCGTTGCGGGCAATATGGGTTGTATCCTGCCCCAGCCCGGCTTCATGGAAGGGCTGAGGCAGTTGTGCGATGAAGAAGGCATTGTCTTCATTTTTGATGAAGTGATGACCGGCTTCCGTTTAGCCCCCGGCGGTGCGCAGGAAAAACTGGGCATCGATGCCGACCTCGTGACCTATGGCAAGGTGATCGGGGGTGGTATGCCTGTTGGGGCTTTCGGTGGCAAGCGCCACATCATGGAAGTCGTGGCCCCGCTGGGTTCCGTGTACCAGGCCGGTACCCTCAGTGGAAATCCCATTGCCATGATCGCCGGATTTACCATATTGAATGAATTGAACACTAACCGCGGCATATACACCGAGTTGGATGAAAAAACAGCCTACCTGCATCGCGGTCTGGACGAAGTCTTGAAAGCCTGGTGCCAGCCCTATGTGATCAACCGCCTGGGTTCCATGATCAGCGTGCATTTCAGCGACCATGCCGTTACGGATTTCGCCTCGGCCGCCAGTGCCAACAACGAGCGGTTCAAGAAATATTTCCACGCCATGCTGAACCGTGGCATCTACTTACCACCCTCCGCCTTCGAAAGCTGGTTCCTGAACAATGCCCTGAGCTATGCCGATTTGGATAGGACCATTGAGGCTACGAGGGAATGTTTGGCTGAGCTATGATCTAAATAGTTGAAACCCCATCGGGTTAACCTATCCTCTTTACCCCATCGGGGTCATCAATTCTTCTCTACCCCATCAGGGTCTCTCGAAGAGGACCCTGATGAATAAAATATCCTACTACCCCATCAGGGTCTACAATCCTACTCTACCCCATCAGGGTCTCCCGCAGGGGACCCTGATAAACAAAATATCTTCCTACCCCAACGGGATCTTCTACCCTACCCTACCCCATCAGGGTCTCTCGTAGAGGAACCTGATGAACCCACCCTCTTTCTATCAAATCAATATCATCCGAGAAGTCCCCAGATGACCACAACTTCCCCTTACCCACACACTCATCCAAAAATCAATCTCAACTCTCCCGCATTTCTCTCCTCCCAACTCATCAAATAA is drawn from Flavihumibacter rivuli and contains these coding sequences:
- the hemL gene encoding glutamate-1-semialdehyde 2,1-aminomutase; the encoded protein is MTTNKSKELFERAQLSIPGGVNSPVRAFKSVGGTPLFIQKAKGAYLYDADGNQYIDYIASWGPMILGHAYEPVVKAIQEYATYSTSYGAPTELEIRMAELIKGMVPNVDLIRMVSSGTEACMSAIRVARGYTGRNKIIKFEGCYHGHADSFLVKAGSGLATLDIQTVPGVTGGVSNDTLTCAYNDLDAVKALAQQHKGEIAAIIVEPVAGNMGCILPQPGFMEGLRQLCDEEGIVFIFDEVMTGFRLAPGGAQEKLGIDADLVTYGKVIGGGMPVGAFGGKRHIMEVVAPLGSVYQAGTLSGNPIAMIAGFTILNELNTNRGIYTELDEKTAYLHRGLDEVLKAWCQPYVINRLGSMISVHFSDHAVTDFASAASANNERFKKYFHAMLNRGIYLPPSAFESWFLNNALSYADLDRTIEATRECLAEL